One part of the Haemophilus parainfluenzae genome encodes these proteins:
- a CDS encoding DUF2625 domain-containing protein, producing the protein MQTLEQLTDASKSAWGTISQWIEHARNHCDVIKKDQSSAERELFTMQMPTSSPMGAVIYETGGILIHHGWLRILGSGSFKLPRGLMDWNFSKSFNQSGDKPKYLLVADDVIGGYFALNGGSLGSNLGKIYYFSPKNLTWHDLNFTYTNFLAWALNGDIEAFYQNLFWQNWQEDVKQLDGNHMIVFTPELSEDKTTDINQRERREVNIETHYNASFTEQDKFAQAYSVA; encoded by the coding sequence ATGCAAACTTTAGAACAACTGACTGATGCCTCAAAATCTGCTTGGGGAACCATTTCCCAATGGATTGAGCATGCTCGTAATCATTGTGATGTGATTAAAAAAGATCAATCTAGCGCAGAACGTGAGCTTTTCACCATGCAAATGCCCACTTCTTCTCCAATGGGCGCAGTCATTTATGAAACCGGTGGCATTTTAATCCATCATGGTTGGTTGCGTATATTGGGGTCAGGCAGTTTTAAATTACCACGTGGATTAATGGACTGGAATTTTAGCAAATCCTTTAATCAATCAGGTGATAAACCCAAATATTTGCTTGTTGCGGACGATGTCATTGGTGGTTATTTTGCTTTAAATGGTGGTTCTTTAGGTTCTAATCTTGGCAAGATTTATTATTTTTCGCCAAAAAATTTAACTTGGCATGATTTAAATTTTACCTATACGAATTTCTTAGCTTGGGCATTAAATGGTGACATTGAAGCATTTTACCAAAATCTATTTTGGCAAAATTGGCAAGAAGATGTAAAACAACTCGATGGTAACCACATGATTGTTTTTACACCCGAGCTTTCAGAAGATAAGACGACTGATATTAATCAGCGTGAACGACGCGAAGTCAACATTGAAACCCATTACAACGCAAGTTTCACCGAACAAGATAAATTTGCACAAGCTTATTCAGTGGCATAA